The DNA segment AGTATTTTTTGAGAGtagctcccggagatcagctgtagctcctttcaaaataaatatttttactaatactaaatcttgaaatacagtaaaaatataccaaaatatggTTATACGTTTTACGatcaaaaaattctggaaatatAACtgcatataaccccttaattcATGTTCGACTTGGTCCTAACTTTTGGACATAAAACGAACTTCAACTTTCACAATTCACAATAGCGTAAAGTGAAGTGTTTTTTGAAACTTTCTTATTACCAAACTAATAACaactagaaaataatataaataaatttccaataTAAATCGGGGCATACATACTTTTTCTCCTCAATTTTGCCCGTACCATAATCGTCCCACTTGCTCCAAGCTTCCAACAGCACATCCTCTGGATCCAACTCAACCGTGCGATGGCTCATTAACTCTATGAAAGCCTCGTAGTCCAAAGGATCCTTTGCCTGTGTGGAAATTCGTACTTTTACACAACACATTACAcacattaataatatatattaaggACACTTATCACGCTCAAACTCTAATTGCACACTTTTATTGcacattttatttacacttcACATAAGAAACTTGCTCTTGTTGTTTTGCTTCAACTATGTAATCTCCAATCATGACAACTTTTTATTATTCACCTCCTTAAGCATTTCCTCGATCAGCTCGTCCGGCGTGTCTGTGCCGAGCGCGGTGAAGGTGAAGCGCAAATCATCCTTCGAAATCAAGCCGTCGCTGTCCAAGTCGAGCAGCACGAATACCTGTCAACACCAAATAAATTATGTCATTTGCACAACACTCGCACATTTGCCAtttgtcttctacttctttcaaTTCAGCCAACTTGCGTATATCCAGGTCCTTCATCGCTTCCAAGTCATCGGCGGACACTTCGTCGGGGGCGCGATAGTTGCCTTTGGTCACGGGTTTCTTATAAGTTGGATTGAATATCTCATTGATGGCCGCCATTGCTTCCGACTCGACTTTTGGTGGACTGGGCGGACGCACGATGGAAGCCTTGCGGGCAGCGCTGGCGCGACGACGTCGCTACACGCacgagaaatttaaaattatataaaatttgtagcAATTTTGTAGTTTTATGGCGTTGCATTCGCTGCATACCTGCTCCATTTCATCGACGGAAAATGTTATAGGATCAGACATTTCGGCGCTTTGCTTTTTAGAACTGtgtgtattttcaaaaaataattcactttaattgtatttatttaacaatacaCATTTATCCTTTTCAGCCTTGAAAGGGATGTAcactaatataagattgtgtcTAACACTCGCGACAACTAGGTTAGGACCCAAGTACCCTCGAACGTTCGTGCAAACGCTTTGCTAATCGTTAACTGAAAATTCGTTTGCCGTTTTAGTTCGAATTTATTGACAAATTGAAagagaattatttatttattagaaatattttttttctgtgctTCGAAAAGAGTCCAAGATCTTCTCTGGCGAACGCACAAGCGTCGCGATTTCTTGCAATGTTCGTTCTTGTATTTTTAGCCCGATTTCCGCCAAGTTGCTCACCGTGGTTCTTCTCCACGGCAAGTCAATTTTGAATTACAACCCCGCTGCTAATGGCCGATTTCTAATAGCTAATGGCCATCCACTACCTGCTCGCTTGATTTTGTCGCGTCGACGCAATTGAAATTGCGAAAATGTCATTACGTTGTCCGCCTGCACGAACCCGCAGCTCATACAAAATGCATATATCAtctataaatgcatataaatgcacatacttattttgttgaatttgtcGGTGTGTATAGCTGTGCAAATGCCTATATTAGATAAATTGGCCACAGTATCGGTGAGGGCGGTGCTCTGGCAACACAAacgcaattttttcaatttgttgcaatttgaaggaaatattttgcaaattacttaAATCTCTGCCAAAGCAACTATTGTCAAAGGATGCAGATATATAATACCGTTAGCTAAAATTATGCATAATATCTGCGGTTAAAAGTTTCATTTATTATGAAGAAGGCTTTAACTAAGGCCTGACTAACCTTTGAGCAATAATAGCTTGCTAACCTAGAACACTCACGTTGAAGGTCACCATAACTTGGAAAAAGCTTACagagttttatcaaaaaacacaagcctacgagtggtacaaagccatCAAAGACAGTCAagaaatcgttgaagacatgcctcctTCGATCTTGTCAActcatgaaaatattaaaaaagtaatggaCATGGCGCTTGAAAAGAAGTccacaatcatcggaatggaggggaaaaaacgagccgaaaccaaaaaatccacgccaaagccgctcaaaaacaAGGtgaagttcattttttttttcgatagtCGTGGTTTGGTGCACTATGACTTTGTTCCGAAGAgacaaacggtcaataaggagttctatttggtaGTATTGAGACGTTTGCGttagaacatccgtcgaaaatggtcggaattgtggaagaaagaAATTCCCACAAGAAACTCCTCTTCAGTGGGAGATTTTCATGCTTTGAAAGAGCTCAAGGCCTCTGCAGATAATTCAATTGAGTGAAATAAGCTCTTTTGTCTCTCTTTGCACCAGTGACTGTTTGATGGCCTCCCACAGCTGTGACACACGCTTGTCCAATAAATTCATTGCCataaaaatttcgcaaacaTTGATATTGGCAGATTGATTTATGCCAATGATGTGTGACAAAAACACAACTCTTTATGTTTGAATGAAAACGGATTAAATTTAGAAAGCAC comes from the Bactrocera neohumeralis isolate Rockhampton chromosome 2, APGP_CSIRO_Bneo_wtdbg2-racon-allhic-juicebox.fasta_v2, whole genome shotgun sequence genome and includes:
- the LOC126767807 gene encoding myosin regulatory light chain LC-2, mantle muscle; this encodes MSDPITFSVDEMEQRRRRASAARKASIVRPPSPPKVESEAMAAINEIFNPTYKKPVTKGNYRAPDEVSADDLEAMKDLDIRKLAELKEVFVLLDLDSDGLISKDDLRFTFTALGTDTPDELIEEMLKEAKDPLDYEAFIELMSHRTVELDPEDVLLEAWSKWDDYGTGKIEEKKIYEELTNYGDVMTTAEANEALKYAPIAKAKTLEEPAMIDYPAFCRILCGLRKGKPRADE